Proteins encoded by one window of Arachis ipaensis cultivar K30076 chromosome B04, Araip1.1, whole genome shotgun sequence:
- the LOC107635355 gene encoding probable serine/threonine-protein kinase At1g54610 isoform X2, protein MGCVNSKKARAGDPSASPADDGVAYVKSYSRRGRLASGRVGAVVSSSPASRGRSSTSAVVAGEAAEVREGGGDAKRDEAAAAEKLEKKSSKDMVVRENGNGNNGGRGSSRQIGALNARIGLSHRFVEAESIAAGWPPWLTSVAGEAIHGMVPLKSDAFEKLDKIGQGTYSSVFQAREVHSGRMVALKKVRFDNFQPESIRFMAREIIILRALDHPNVMKLEGIITSQLSHSIYLVFEYMEHDLAGLVSSPDIKFSESQIKCYMRQLLSGMEHCHLRGIMHRDIKVSNILVNNDGVLKIGDFGLANTLSPNNKNPLTSRVVTLWYRAPELLMGSTNYGVSVDLWSVGCVFAELFLGKPILKGRNEVEQLHRIFKLCGSPPEEFWRKCKLPLATMFKPQTTYESSLWERCKGFPPTAVSLIETLLSIDPSERGTASSALMSEYFSTKPHACSPSLLPKYPPSKEMDAKYRDDAQRKKVGVAREAATTAKRPKRVQKVLDCPNNNNKTATKENNAQNGGRDDKVYQTKGRIGLVQQKEMQHKPMFDAKSEAAKTNGSHGYSVYSGPAPASGSTGFTWATKRRKDAASTLSDGSRSKISGLDPNFAKGTYDLARQGIDVSQRNRSYTNFQDETHQESFDGADEYLDYDPTEKADSMISTQGNINEDLHFENGMRRGARKSRFG, encoded by the exons ATGGGTTGTGTTAACTCCAAGAAGGCTCGTGCCGGAGATCCATCTGCTTCGCCGGCCGACGATGGCGTAGCATACGTCAAATCCTATTCGCGGAGAGGCAGACTCGCCTCCGGTCGCGTTGGGGCGGTGGTGTCTTCTTCCCCCGCTTCCAGGGGCCGTTCTTCGACCTCCGCGGTGGTTGCCGGTGAGGCTGCGGAGGTCCGGGAAGGAGGTGGTGACGCGAAACGCGACGAGGCGGCGGCTGCGGAGAAGCTTGAGAAGAAGAGTAGTAAGGATATGGTGGTGAGGGAGAATGGGAATGGGAATAATGGTGGGAGAGGGAGCTCGAGGCAAATTGGGGCATTGAATGCGAGGATTGGTTTGTCGCATAGGTTTGTGGAAGCTGAAAGCATTGCTGCTGGTTGGCCACCGTGGCTCACATCTGTTGCCGGTGAAGCCATTCACGGCATGGTTCCTCTCAAAAGTGATGCTTTTGAGAAATTGGACAAG ATTGGACAAGGCACATACAGCAGCGTTTTCCAAGCACGTGAAGTTCATAGTGGGAGGATGGTTGCCTTGAAGAAGGTGCGCTTTGACAATTTCCAACCGGAGAGTATTAGGTTCATGGCAAGAGAGATTATAATCCTCCGTGCACTTGACCATCCAAACGTCATGAAATTGGAGGGCATAATCACTTCCCAACTTTCACACAGCATCTACCTTGTGTTTGAATACATGGAGCATGATCTTGCTGGCCTAGTATCTTCTCCGGACATCAAGTTCAGTGAATCACAG ATTAAATGTTACATGAGGCAGCTATTAAGTGGCATGGAGCATTGTCACCTTAGAGGTATTATGCATAGAGACATTAAAGTTTCCAATATATTAGTGAACAATGACGGTGTTCTCAAGATTGGAGACTTTGGATTAGCAAATACACTTAGCCCAAACAACAAGAACCCTTTAACAAGTCGTGTGGTGACTCTTTGGTATCGCGCTCCGGAGCTCTTGATGGGTTCAACGAATTATGGAGTTTCAGTGGATCTATGGAGTGTCGGCTGCGTATTCGCAGAACTTTTCCTGGGGAAACCAATCCTTAAGGGAAGAAATGAG GTTGAACAATTGCACAGAATCTTTAAGCTTTGTGGATCTCCACCAGAAGAGTTCTGGAGAAAGTGTAAGCTTCCTCTTGCAACAATGTTTAAACCGCAGACTACCTACGAAAGCTCTCTTTGGGAGAGGTGTAAAGGTTTTCCTCCAACTGCTGTAAGCCTAATTGAGACTTTACTGTCCATTGATCCTTCCGAGCGTGGCACTGCCTCCTCTGCACTGATGTCTGAG TATTTTAGCACAAAGCCGCATGCTTGCAGTCCATCACTCCTTCCAAAGTATCCACCAAGCAAAGAAATGGATGCTAAATACCGGGATGATGCACAGAG GAAAAAGGTTGGAGTGGCTCGTGAGGCTGCGACGACAGCAAAAAGGCCAAAACGGGTCCAGAAAGTTTTGGATTGccccaacaataataataaaacagcTACAAAAGAG AACAATGCTCAAAATGGTGGCAGAGATGATAAAGTATATCAGACAAAGGGAAGAATCGGACTTGTGCAGCAGAAAGAGATGCAACATAAACCAATGTTTGATGCTAAGTCAGAGGCTGCCAAAACAAATGGTTCTCATGGCTATAGTGTATACTCAGGTCCGGCACCGGCCTCGGGATCTACCGGCTTTACTTGGGCTACTAAGAGGCGAAAAGATGCTGCTTCAACTTTATCAGATGGCTCAAGAAGTAAAATCAGTGGACTTGATCCAAACTTCGCCAAAGGAACATATGATTTAGCAAGACAAGGGATTGATGTTTCACAAAGAAATCGTAGTTACACAAACTTTCAAGATGAAACACATCAAGAATCATTTGATGGAGCTGATGAGTACTTGGATTATGATCCCACAGAAAAAGCAGATTCTATGATAAGTACTCAG GGCAACATTAATGAAGACTTGCATTTTGAGAATGGCATGAGAAGAGGAGCCAGAAAATCACGGTTTGGTTGA
- the LOC107635355 gene encoding probable serine/threonine-protein kinase At1g54610 isoform X1 produces MGCVNSKKARAGDPSASPADDGVAYVKSYSRRGRLASGRVGAVVSSSPASRGRSSTSAVVAGEAAEVREGGGDAKRDEAAAAEKLEKKSSKDMVVRENGNGNNGGRGSSRQIGALNARIGLSHRFVEAESIAAGWPPWLTSVAGEAIHGMVPLKSDAFEKLDKIGQGTYSSVFQAREVHSGRMVALKKVRFDNFQPESIRFMAREIIILRALDHPNVMKLEGIITSQLSHSIYLVFEYMEHDLAGLVSSPDIKFSESQIKCYMRQLLSGMEHCHLRGIMHRDIKVSNILVNNDGVLKIGDFGLANTLSPNNKNPLTSRVVTLWYRAPELLMGSTNYGVSVDLWSVGCVFAELFLGKPILKGRNEVEQLHRIFKLCGSPPEEFWRKCKLPLATMFKPQTTYESSLWERCKGFPPTAVSLIETLLSIDPSERGTASSALMSEYFSTKPHACSPSLLPKYPPSKEMDAKYRDDAQRKKVGVAREAATTAKRPKRVQKVLDCPNNNNKTATKEEMQNNAQNGGRDDKVYQTKGRIGLVQQKEMQHKPMFDAKSEAAKTNGSHGYSVYSGPAPASGSTGFTWATKRRKDAASTLSDGSRSKISGLDPNFAKGTYDLARQGIDVSQRNRSYTNFQDETHQESFDGADEYLDYDPTEKADSMISTQGNINEDLHFENGMRRGARKSRFG; encoded by the exons ATGGGTTGTGTTAACTCCAAGAAGGCTCGTGCCGGAGATCCATCTGCTTCGCCGGCCGACGATGGCGTAGCATACGTCAAATCCTATTCGCGGAGAGGCAGACTCGCCTCCGGTCGCGTTGGGGCGGTGGTGTCTTCTTCCCCCGCTTCCAGGGGCCGTTCTTCGACCTCCGCGGTGGTTGCCGGTGAGGCTGCGGAGGTCCGGGAAGGAGGTGGTGACGCGAAACGCGACGAGGCGGCGGCTGCGGAGAAGCTTGAGAAGAAGAGTAGTAAGGATATGGTGGTGAGGGAGAATGGGAATGGGAATAATGGTGGGAGAGGGAGCTCGAGGCAAATTGGGGCATTGAATGCGAGGATTGGTTTGTCGCATAGGTTTGTGGAAGCTGAAAGCATTGCTGCTGGTTGGCCACCGTGGCTCACATCTGTTGCCGGTGAAGCCATTCACGGCATGGTTCCTCTCAAAAGTGATGCTTTTGAGAAATTGGACAAG ATTGGACAAGGCACATACAGCAGCGTTTTCCAAGCACGTGAAGTTCATAGTGGGAGGATGGTTGCCTTGAAGAAGGTGCGCTTTGACAATTTCCAACCGGAGAGTATTAGGTTCATGGCAAGAGAGATTATAATCCTCCGTGCACTTGACCATCCAAACGTCATGAAATTGGAGGGCATAATCACTTCCCAACTTTCACACAGCATCTACCTTGTGTTTGAATACATGGAGCATGATCTTGCTGGCCTAGTATCTTCTCCGGACATCAAGTTCAGTGAATCACAG ATTAAATGTTACATGAGGCAGCTATTAAGTGGCATGGAGCATTGTCACCTTAGAGGTATTATGCATAGAGACATTAAAGTTTCCAATATATTAGTGAACAATGACGGTGTTCTCAAGATTGGAGACTTTGGATTAGCAAATACACTTAGCCCAAACAACAAGAACCCTTTAACAAGTCGTGTGGTGACTCTTTGGTATCGCGCTCCGGAGCTCTTGATGGGTTCAACGAATTATGGAGTTTCAGTGGATCTATGGAGTGTCGGCTGCGTATTCGCAGAACTTTTCCTGGGGAAACCAATCCTTAAGGGAAGAAATGAG GTTGAACAATTGCACAGAATCTTTAAGCTTTGTGGATCTCCACCAGAAGAGTTCTGGAGAAAGTGTAAGCTTCCTCTTGCAACAATGTTTAAACCGCAGACTACCTACGAAAGCTCTCTTTGGGAGAGGTGTAAAGGTTTTCCTCCAACTGCTGTAAGCCTAATTGAGACTTTACTGTCCATTGATCCTTCCGAGCGTGGCACTGCCTCCTCTGCACTGATGTCTGAG TATTTTAGCACAAAGCCGCATGCTTGCAGTCCATCACTCCTTCCAAAGTATCCACCAAGCAAAGAAATGGATGCTAAATACCGGGATGATGCACAGAG GAAAAAGGTTGGAGTGGCTCGTGAGGCTGCGACGACAGCAAAAAGGCCAAAACGGGTCCAGAAAGTTTTGGATTGccccaacaataataataaaacagcTACAAAAGAG GAAATGCAGAACAATGCTCAAAATGGTGGCAGAGATGATAAAGTATATCAGACAAAGGGAAGAATCGGACTTGTGCAGCAGAAAGAGATGCAACATAAACCAATGTTTGATGCTAAGTCAGAGGCTGCCAAAACAAATGGTTCTCATGGCTATAGTGTATACTCAGGTCCGGCACCGGCCTCGGGATCTACCGGCTTTACTTGGGCTACTAAGAGGCGAAAAGATGCTGCTTCAACTTTATCAGATGGCTCAAGAAGTAAAATCAGTGGACTTGATCCAAACTTCGCCAAAGGAACATATGATTTAGCAAGACAAGGGATTGATGTTTCACAAAGAAATCGTAGTTACACAAACTTTCAAGATGAAACACATCAAGAATCATTTGATGGAGCTGATGAGTACTTGGATTATGATCCCACAGAAAAAGCAGATTCTATGATAAGTACTCAG GGCAACATTAATGAAGACTTGCATTTTGAGAATGGCATGAGAAGAGGAGCCAGAAAATCACGGTTTGGTTGA